In Paenibacillus hexagrammi, the following are encoded in one genomic region:
- a CDS encoding molybdopterin oxidoreductase family protein, with product MSMQRQDGIFPSVCSLDCPDQCGLLVHKSEGKIVKIEGDPNHPVTQGAICNKVRNMTERIYDPKRLTHPLKRIGKKGENRFEKISWDEAINTITFNWKNLIKEFGAEAILPYSFYGNMGRIGTEGMDRRFFHRMGASRLLYTICQSAGTEGYSYTMGGSYGIDPEETVHSKLIIMWGINAVSTNMHQVVLAEKARKNGATIIVIDVHKNQTGRWADWFIPVLPGTDAALALGIMHILFAENMVDRAFLEQYTVGAEELEEHVRQYDPESVSAITGVPAEDMYRLARLYGQASPSFIRIGNGPQHHDNGGMCVRTIACLPALTGAWLQKGGGAIKGNGSYLDTNTAALQRPDLLTQDTRRINMNLLGGALLELDPPIRSLYVYNSNPALVAPHANKVREGLAREDLFTVVHDLFLTETAQYADIVLPATSSFENTDLYRSYWHHYMQIQQPVIAPYGESKSNVEVFRLLAEAMGYEEQALQDSEEEMIRQTLDHSANPFIQGITYEQLAEKQFLKAAVKPLFPGKLRTPSGKIELYSSLMASRGYAPLPTYVPLPKDGELPFLFVPAPNHNFLNSTFSNNGKHVRMEKAPKLYMHKDDASPLGIETGAPVRVWNERGECVLVAMVGEDVLPGVVVSQGLWADSDSADGNPLVNALTPDRIADMGGGATFFSGRVSVEKK from the coding sequence ATGTCCATGCAACGGCAAGACGGAATATTTCCATCCGTATGTTCACTAGATTGCCCGGATCAATGCGGGCTGCTTGTCCATAAATCAGAAGGTAAAATTGTTAAAATCGAAGGCGACCCGAATCATCCGGTTACACAGGGAGCTATCTGCAATAAAGTTAGAAATATGACCGAACGAATCTATGACCCGAAGCGCCTCACTCATCCGTTAAAGAGAATAGGCAAAAAAGGTGAGAACCGATTCGAAAAGATTAGCTGGGATGAGGCAATTAACACCATCACTTTCAATTGGAAAAACTTAATCAAGGAATTTGGAGCAGAAGCTATTCTCCCTTACAGCTTTTACGGTAATATGGGCCGTATTGGCACAGAAGGTATGGACCGCAGATTTTTCCATCGAATGGGAGCAAGCCGTTTGCTGTACACTATCTGTCAATCAGCGGGGACGGAAGGCTATAGCTATACGATGGGCGGCAGCTACGGAATCGACCCGGAGGAGACAGTTCACTCCAAGCTGATCATCATGTGGGGAATTAATGCCGTCAGCACGAACATGCATCAAGTCGTGCTGGCTGAGAAGGCGCGGAAGAACGGTGCCACGATTATCGTGATAGATGTTCACAAGAATCAGACCGGTCGCTGGGCGGATTGGTTTATTCCGGTGCTGCCCGGCACGGACGCGGCGCTGGCGCTGGGCATCATGCATATTTTATTTGCCGAGAATATGGTAGATCGGGCATTCCTTGAGCAGTATACCGTAGGAGCGGAGGAACTCGAGGAACATGTGCGTCAATATGACCCTGAAAGCGTATCAGCAATCACAGGTGTCCCTGCAGAAGATATGTATCGTCTGGCAAGGCTGTATGGTCAAGCCTCGCCGTCGTTTATTCGAATTGGAAATGGACCGCAGCATCACGATAATGGCGGTATGTGCGTACGTACCATTGCTTGCTTGCCTGCTCTGACGGGAGCTTGGCTCCAGAAGGGAGGAGGGGCCATTAAAGGAAACGGCTCCTACCTGGATACGAACACGGCTGCGCTTCAAAGGCCGGACCTGCTCACGCAGGATACTCGCCGCATTAATATGAATTTGCTTGGCGGTGCATTACTCGAGCTCGATCCGCCGATACGATCTTTATATGTGTATAATTCCAATCCTGCTTTAGTAGCTCCGCATGCGAATAAAGTTAGAGAGGGACTGGCGCGCGAAGATCTGTTTACGGTTGTACATGACCTGTTTCTAACAGAGACGGCACAGTATGCGGATATCGTGCTGCCCGCTACTTCATCCTTCGAAAACACGGACCTGTACCGATCCTATTGGCATCATTATATGCAAATCCAGCAGCCGGTTATTGCCCCTTACGGCGAGAGCAAATCGAATGTGGAAGTGTTCCGCTTACTTGCGGAAGCAATGGGGTATGAGGAACAAGCGCTGCAGGATAGCGAGGAGGAGATGATCCGGCAGACACTTGACCATTCGGCGAATCCGTTCATCCAAGGAATAACATATGAGCAGCTTGCCGAAAAACAGTTCCTGAAAGCGGCCGTGAAGCCGTTATTTCCGGGCAAACTGCGGACACCCAGCGGCAAGATCGAGCTGTACTCGTCTTTGATGGCAAGTAGAGGCTACGCTCCACTGCCAACTTATGTGCCGCTGCCGAAGGATGGCGAGCTGCCGTTCTTGTTCGTTCCTGCGCCGAATCATAACTTCCTGAACTCGACATTCTCCAATAACGGTAAGCATGTTCGGATGGAAAAGGCCCCCAAGCTGTATATGCATAAGGACGACGCGAGTCCTCTGGGCATTGAGACTGGAGCCCCTGTGAGAGTATGGAATGAACGCGGGGAGTGCGTGCTAGTAGCAATGGTCGGCGAGGATGTGCTGCCAGGAGTGGTAGTTAGCCAAGGGCTTTGGGCCGATTCCGATTCTGCAGATGGAAATCCTTTGGTCAATGCGCTGACGCCGGACCGGATTGCCGATATGGGCGGTGGGGCGACTTTCTTCTCGGGCCGTGTTAGCGTGGAGAAGAAGTGA
- the queF gene encoding preQ(1) synthase, with protein sequence MTAGRSSEELKDITLLGNQGTKYLFDYTPGVLETFDNKHPNRAYFVKFNCPEFTTLCPMTGQPDFATLYISYIPNVKMVESKSLKLYLFSFRNHGDFHEDCVNIIMNDLIDLMDPWYIEVWGKFTPRGGISIDPYCNYGKPGTKYEAMAEHRLMSHDMYPEKVDNR encoded by the coding sequence ATGACGGCAGGAAGAAGCAGCGAAGAATTAAAAGACATTACACTTCTCGGTAACCAAGGCACCAAGTATTTGTTTGATTACACGCCCGGTGTACTCGAAACCTTTGATAACAAGCATCCGAATCGGGCTTATTTCGTAAAGTTTAATTGTCCTGAATTCACAACCTTGTGTCCCATGACCGGACAGCCGGACTTTGCCACCTTGTACATCTCCTATATTCCGAATGTAAAAATGGTGGAGAGCAAGTCGCTCAAGCTGTATCTGTTTAGCTTCCGGAACCACGGCGATTTTCACGAAGATTGTGTGAATATTATTATGAATGATTTGATTGATCTCATGGACCCTTGGTACATTGAAGTATGGGGCAAATTCACACCTCGCGGTGGAATTTCCATCGATCCTTACTGTAACTACGGGAAGCCTGGCACGAAATATGAAGCTATGGCTGAGCATCGATTGATGAGTCATGATATGTATCCGGAGAAAGTAGATAATCGATAA
- a CDS encoding MFS transporter: MEPVQAALSNKKNYLYLLLVVFVGFLVFGFSENIKGPAIPKIQQDFKLDEFQIGTLLSFNSLGYLLACSFTGILSRKLGLKLTCLLAFGSMVLSGVLIAYSSHFLSFSASYFFMYIGNGMLEIALAILGAKIFIKNTGMMMNLSHFFYGLSSIAAPILASVLMGAPWQGDVLGWRGMYVFMLALSLLPMIPSLLARFPVEETDSHEQASLRTFVRDPIAWLIVVILSFGVISELSIGSWLVNFLEKAYQWDLPKASGMLSLFFLCFTFARLVLGSLTDKIGFILSLVWFSAFSGLCSLVAIAAGPSGAFLFALAGVGIAPIYPTVMAVLAKRYRKNSDMAITFTVTMMGIASVVGNFLVGAITDGFRTYFTSVYSGETGLVIGLQAGYVFIGSCALFCSIVSFYLYRRLKRQDDLL, encoded by the coding sequence ATGGAACCTGTGCAAGCTGCTTTGTCCAACAAAAAGAACTACTTGTATTTGCTCCTTGTTGTCTTTGTCGGTTTCCTTGTTTTCGGTTTTTCTGAGAATATCAAGGGTCCCGCTATTCCAAAGATTCAACAGGATTTCAAGCTTGATGAGTTTCAGATCGGCACATTGCTCTCATTTAATTCATTAGGCTACTTGCTTGCCTGCAGTTTTACCGGAATTCTCAGCCGTAAATTAGGGTTAAAGCTAACGTGCTTGCTTGCATTCGGCTCTATGGTGTTATCAGGAGTTTTGATCGCCTACTCCTCTCATTTTCTCAGCTTCAGTGCATCCTATTTCTTCATGTATATCGGCAATGGCATGCTGGAAATCGCACTAGCGATACTAGGCGCCAAAATTTTTATAAAAAACACAGGGATGATGATGAATCTATCTCATTTTTTCTACGGACTAAGCTCAATCGCAGCGCCTATTCTCGCTTCCGTACTTATGGGGGCTCCTTGGCAGGGGGATGTGCTCGGGTGGCGCGGAATGTACGTATTCATGCTTGCCCTATCGCTTCTGCCCATGATTCCTTCCCTATTAGCACGATTTCCGGTCGAGGAAACGGACAGTCATGAACAGGCTTCCTTACGTACCTTTGTACGTGATCCGATAGCTTGGTTGATCGTCGTCATCTTATCCTTCGGTGTCATATCCGAGCTCTCCATCGGCAGTTGGCTGGTCAATTTTCTGGAAAAAGCGTATCAATGGGACTTACCAAAAGCATCCGGGATGCTGTCTTTATTCTTCCTCTGCTTCACTTTTGCCAGGCTGGTACTTGGATCACTGACGGATAAAATCGGCTTTATTCTTTCGCTTGTATGGTTTTCAGCCTTCTCTGGCCTATGCTCTTTAGTGGCTATCGCAGCCGGGCCGTCAGGCGCCTTCCTATTCGCGCTTGCCGGAGTCGGTATCGCACCGATCTACCCGACAGTCATGGCTGTTCTCGCAAAGCGATACCGCAAGAACAGCGATATGGCGATCACCTTTACCGTTACCATGATGGGAATCGCTAGCGTGGTCGGCAATTTCCTTGTTGGAGCTATTACGGATGGCTTCAGAACCTATTTTACCAGCGTATACAGTGGAGAAACGGGCCTAGTCATCGGACTACAAGCCGGCTATGTGTTCATCGGTTCATGCGCACTCTTTTGCTCAATCGTCAGCTTCTATCTCTATAGGCGGTTGAAGCGGCAAGATGACCTCCTATAA
- a CDS encoding carbohydrate binding domain-containing protein: MNKSLVRFPKWFTLLLCFTIVLGGMVSFSGKSQAAKLGFDENDTIYQIMVDRFNDGDPSNNATGSAIRYGETSDEDFRYMKGGDWQGVIDKLSYIKNMGYTAIWISPVAEPQMTNRDNNGTGKNTAYHGYNVKDPNKANPYFGTKEKLKELVDKAHEQGIKVIIDVVPNHVGDFLLGSNNYYDRADLQPAAPFNNPAWYHHNGDINFSSIDGNYTQAAQDYLENHDLGGLDDIDHDNPAAKQAIFDSIKYWFDYTGADAARVDAAKLIRPSVIHELEQYVGINSFGENFDGNAEFVSRWVGSNGEWGMLDFPLFFSVLNSFAYGQSFEANLKNTFAQDYRYNGSENHMVTFIDNHDRNRFLTEAGGNVQKLQNALAFIFTARGVPVVFQGTEQNKGNGNGQIMTGGIADTWNRWSMIKRDSSGNVLENYFNENTNTYQFVAKLNQIRQSYAALRTGKQREMWASANLYAMSRRIDSGSNQGQEVIGVFSNAGSTQTQTIPLRVESSLTVGTVLKNQLNLNDTVTVQSGGVTGKQITVTIDGNSSKIYAPPIVSNDTQPPSTPTGVAAQAPSAGSVQVSWTASTDNVGVTGYEVYRDGTKVATTAATSYTDSTGVQPNTTYSYTVKALDAAGNASALSAAALVTTPQGNSATIYYKQGFTTPYIHYRPVGGTWTTAPGVLMPAAEISGYNKITISLGAATQLEAVFNNGSGTWDNNNSNNYMFPSGVSTFQAGTITPGAPAGQDTQAPTVPAGLTAAAGSSTSAALSWTAATDNVGVTGYDVYRDGVKVASSTGVSYTDTALQPNTTYTYTVSAYDAAGNKSAQSQAVQVTTPEAPAGQTVTVYYKTGFTTPYMHYKIDGASTWTTSPGVAMQSSEYPGYSKLTIDVGTAAGLTAAFNNGSNTWDNNNGQNYHFNTGTSTLINGTVQSGVPQPDSVTFKVTVPANTPSGASIYLAGSLNSWNAADPSYKLTKNTDGTFSITLPISAGTAMQYKFTKGAWTSVETNANGSDIANRSLTTSGGAQTVTITVQRWKDQ; encoded by the coding sequence ATGAACAAGTCTTTAGTTCGATTTCCAAAATGGTTCACTTTGCTGCTTTGCTTTACGATCGTTTTAGGGGGGATGGTATCATTCTCGGGTAAGAGTCAGGCCGCCAAGCTGGGCTTTGATGAAAATGATACGATTTATCAAATTATGGTCGACCGGTTTAATGATGGAGACCCCTCTAATAATGCAACAGGAAGCGCCATTCGTTACGGCGAAACCTCAGACGAAGATTTCCGTTACATGAAGGGCGGAGACTGGCAAGGAGTTATTGATAAATTATCCTATATTAAAAACATGGGCTATACTGCAATTTGGATTTCTCCTGTTGCCGAGCCCCAGATGACCAACCGCGATAACAACGGCACTGGTAAGAATACTGCTTATCATGGCTACAACGTCAAGGATCCTAATAAAGCCAATCCGTACTTCGGTACGAAAGAAAAGCTCAAAGAGCTGGTGGACAAAGCACATGAGCAAGGAATTAAAGTCATTATCGACGTTGTTCCAAATCATGTAGGCGACTTCTTGCTTGGTTCTAACAATTATTATGATCGTGCTGACCTGCAGCCTGCTGCACCATTCAACAACCCAGCCTGGTATCACCATAATGGAGATATTAACTTTAGCTCCATTGACGGCAACTACACGCAAGCTGCGCAGGATTATTTGGAAAATCATGATCTTGGCGGTTTGGACGATATTGATCACGACAACCCGGCTGCGAAACAAGCGATTTTCGATTCGATCAAATATTGGTTCGATTATACGGGAGCCGATGCGGCCCGCGTTGATGCGGCTAAGTTGATTCGTCCGTCTGTCATTCATGAGCTGGAGCAGTATGTAGGTATTAATAGCTTTGGGGAGAACTTCGATGGTAACGCTGAATTTGTCTCCCGATGGGTAGGCAGTAATGGAGAATGGGGGATGCTGGACTTCCCATTATTCTTCTCCGTATTGAACAGCTTCGCCTATGGACAATCCTTTGAAGCGAACTTGAAAAATACATTTGCTCAAGACTACCGTTATAACGGCAGCGAGAATCACATGGTTACCTTCATCGATAACCACGACCGCAACAGATTCCTTACAGAAGCGGGAGGCAATGTGCAAAAGCTGCAAAATGCTTTGGCCTTCATCTTTACCGCTCGCGGAGTACCGGTCGTCTTCCAAGGGACCGAACAGAACAAAGGAAACGGCAACGGACAAATTATGACTGGCGGCATTGCAGATACTTGGAACCGTTGGAGTATGATCAAACGCGACAGCAGCGGGAATGTGCTGGAAAACTATTTTAATGAAAATACGAATACGTACCAATTTGTAGCAAAATTAAATCAAATCCGCCAAAGTTACGCAGCGCTTCGCACCGGCAAGCAGCGTGAAATGTGGGCTTCCGCTAACTTATACGCAATGTCCCGCCGCATTGATTCCGGCTCTAACCAGGGGCAAGAAGTAATTGGCGTGTTTAGTAATGCCGGCAGTACGCAAACCCAGACGATACCTTTGCGCGTGGAAAGCTCGCTAACGGTAGGCACTGTCCTTAAGAATCAATTGAATTTGAACGACACAGTTACTGTACAGAGCGGCGGAGTAACAGGCAAACAAATTACCGTGACGATCGATGGGAACTCTTCCAAGATCTATGCGCCTCCAATCGTAAGCAATGATACGCAACCACCGAGCACACCTACAGGTGTTGCGGCGCAAGCACCTTCTGCCGGTTCCGTGCAAGTAAGCTGGACGGCATCCACAGATAACGTTGGTGTGACAGGTTACGAAGTGTACCGTGACGGCACCAAGGTGGCTACTACTGCTGCAACCTCTTATACGGACAGTACAGGAGTTCAGCCAAACACTACTTATTCCTACACAGTGAAGGCATTGGATGCCGCAGGCAACGCTTCCGCTCTTAGCGCCGCTGCCTTGGTTACAACTCCTCAGGGGAATAGCGCCACTATCTATTATAAGCAAGGATTTACGACACCTTATATACACTACCGTCCTGTAGGCGGTACATGGACGACAGCACCAGGTGTACTGATGCCCGCAGCTGAAATCAGCGGCTATAACAAAATCACGATCTCCCTGGGCGCCGCCACTCAATTGGAAGCCGTATTCAATAACGGCAGCGGCACATGGGATAACAATAACAGCAATAACTACATGTTCCCTTCCGGTGTATCGACCTTCCAAGCGGGAACCATAACACCTGGCGCTCCTGCCGGACAGGATACACAGGCTCCTACTGTGCCTGCCGGTTTGACTGCAGCAGCTGGGTCCTCTACATCAGCTGCGCTATCCTGGACAGCAGCTACGGACAATGTGGGCGTTACCGGCTATGATGTATACCGAGACGGAGTCAAGGTTGCTTCCTCCACTGGAGTGAGTTACACCGATACAGCGCTTCAGCCGAACACGACATACACTTACACGGTTAGCGCATACGATGCTGCCGGCAACAAGTCGGCGCAAAGCCAAGCCGTACAGGTGACGACACCGGAAGCGCCTGCTGGCCAAACCGTGACGGTTTATTACAAAACAGGATTCACAACGCCTTACATGCACTACAAAATTGATGGAGCATCTACATGGACGACATCACCAGGGGTTGCCATGCAATCCTCCGAATATCCGGGCTACAGCAAGCTGACGATAGATGTAGGCACGGCTGCAGGCCTGACGGCTGCGTTCAATAACGGCAGCAATACCTGGGATAACAACAACGGTCAAAATTATCATTTTAACACCGGTACATCCACACTCATTAATGGAACTGTTCAATCGGGAGTTCCGCAGCCGGATAGTGTGACGTTTAAGGTGACAGTTCCAGCCAATACTCCATCCGGTGCTTCCATTTATTTGGCAGGGTCACTTAATAGCTGGAACGCCGCAGACCCATCTTACAAGCTGACCAAGAATACGGATGGGACCTTCAGCATTACACTTCCGATTTCTGCAGGAACTGCTATGCAATATAAATTTACCAAGGGTGCATGGACTTCCGTAGAGACCAATGCAAACGGCAGTGATATTGCCAACCGCTCGCTTACTACAAGCGGTGGCGCACAGACGGTTACCATTACCGTTCAGCGCTGGAAGGATCAATAA
- a CDS encoding substrate-binding domain-containing protein has translation MNNYTAFGALKAIHARGVQVPQQVGLATFDQYPLAPYTSPPLTSLNIDTFELGVAAATMLMQRIHGMEHKCENRLMLPQLTIRESTRRKR, from the coding sequence ATGAACAACTACACCGCCTTCGGCGCACTCAAAGCGATTCATGCCAGAGGCGTTCAAGTGCCGCAGCAGGTCGGACTTGCGACTTTCGATCAATACCCGCTTGCCCCGTACACATCGCCTCCGCTTACATCTTTGAACATCGATACGTTCGAGCTAGGCGTTGCGGCCGCAACTATGTTGATGCAGCGCATTCACGGCATGGAGCATAAGTGTGAGAACCGGCTTATGCTTCCTCAGCTGACCATTCGTGAATCTACACGAAGAAAAAGATAA